ATCGGGATCGTGTTCGAGGACACGTTCCTGTTCACCGACAGCGTGGCCGAGAACATCGCCTTCGCCGAGCCCGACGCCTCGATGGACACGGTCCGCCACGCGGCACGACTCGCCGGCGCCGACGAGTTCGTCGAACGACTCCCCGACGGGTACGACACGCTCATCGGCGAGCACGGCTACTCGCTCTCGGGCGGGCAGCGCCAGCGGGTCGCCATCGCCCGAGCCGTCCTCGCCGACCCGAGGGTGCTGATCCTCGACGACGCCACCTCGTCGGTCGACCCGACGAAGGAGCACGAGATCCGCGCCGCGCTGCGTGACGTGATGCGCGAGCGGACGACGCTCATCATCGCCCACCGTGCCGCGACCATCGCCCTCGCCGACCGGGTCGTGCTGATCGACGAGGGCCGCATCGCGGCTGAGGGCACCCACGAGCAGCTGCTGGCGACCTCCGACCGCTACCGCCACGTGCTGGCCCAGGCCGGCGCGGCCGCCCCGGTGGCGGGAGCGGGCGACTGATGGGCGCCGACGCGCGCCGAGAGGCCTTCGCCAGCCACGAGGAGCTGCTCACCCGGGAGGACACCCAGCGGCTCGTGCGCCGGCTCTGGCGGCTCCTCGGCCCCTACCACCGACGCATCGGCGTCTCGCTCGCGCTGATCGTGCTCTGGACCGCCTGCATCCTCGCCGGCCCCGCGCTCGTGAAGCACGGCATCGACGCCGGCCTGCGGGGCAAGGACGAGGGGGCGCTCGACCTGGCCGCGGGCCTCTACCTCGGCGTGGCGCTCGGGGGCCTGGTCTTCGCCCGGGCCGCCATCTGGTCGGTGGCGAAGGTCGGGGAGCCGTTCCTGCGCGACCTCCGCAACCGGGTGTTCCGGCACCTCATGTCGCTCGACCTCGGCTTCTTCGAGCGCGAGCAGACGGGCCGCCTCGTCGCCCGCCTCACCTCCGACGTCGACGCCATGCAGGACCTCATCCAGATCGGGCTGGCCCAGTTCGCCCAGAACGTCTTCCTCTTCGTCGGCGCCGTCGTCGTCATCCTCGTGCTGTCCTGGAAGCTCGCTCTCTGCACCCTGATCGTCGTGCCGCCGGTCGTGTGGGCCAGCCGCTGGTTCCGCCGCGAGTCGAGCCGCGCCTTCCTCGAGGTGCGGGACCGGATCGGCGCCAACCTGGCCACGCTCCAGGAGGGCCTGGCGGGGGTGCGGGTCGTGCAGGCGTTCGGCCGTGAGCGCGCCTTCGCCCGCCGCTTCCGCGAGACGAACGAGGCCCAGTACGACGCCAACCTCGAGACCGTCCGCATCGCCACCCGCTACTTCCCGTTCATCGAGTACTGCGGCGTCGGCGGCACCGCCCTGATCGTCGGCCTCGGCGGGCTCTTCGCTGACCAGGGCATCGTGACCGTCGGCACCGTGGCCGCGTTCATCCTCTACCTCAACAACCTCTTCGAGCCGGTGCAGCAGCTCAGCCAGCTCTACAACACGCTCCAGCAGGCGGGCGCGGCGATGAAGAAGCTCGTGAACCTCCTCGACACCGCGCCGAAGATCGCCGAGGCGCCGGGAGCCGTCGACCTGGCGCTCGAGGGCTCGCTCGAGGTCGACCGGGTGTCGTTCCGCTACGGCGCCGGGCCGCTCGTGCTGCAGGACGTCAGCGTCACCGTCGAGCACGGGGAGCGGCTGGCGCTCGTCGGCCCCACCGGCGCCGGCAAGTCGACGCTGGCCAAGCTCATGTGCCGCTTCTACGACCCGGCCACCGGCGCCGTCCGCTTCGGCGGGGTGTCGCTCGCCGACGCCACGCTGGCGTCGCTGCGCGAGCGGATCGTCGTCGTGCCCCAGGAGGGCTTCCTCTTCGCCGGCACCATCCGCGACAACGTGCGGGTCGGGCGACCCGACGCCACCGACGCCGCCGTCGACGCCGCCCTCGAGGCCCTCGGCGTCCGGGAGCGGTTCCTCGCCCTCCCCGACGGGCTCGACACCGAGGTCCGGGAGCGCGGCTCCCGCCTCTCGGCGGGGGAGCGCCAGCTCGTGTCCCTCGCCCGGGCCGCGCTCGCCGACCCCGCGCTGCTCATCCTCGACGAGGCCACCTCGAACCTCGACCCCGGCACCGAGCACGACGTCGAGGCCGCCCTCGAGGCCCTGACCGGCGGCCGCAGCGTCGTGGTCGTCGCCCACCGGCTCTCCACCGCGGCGCGCGCCGACCGCATCGCGGTCGTCGACCACGGCCGGCTCCAGGAGCTCGGCCGCCACGACGAGCTCATCCGCCGCGAGGGTCGCTACGCGAGCCTCTGGGCCTCCTGGACGGCGGCGCAGGCCCGCGCCAGCTGAGGACGCCGGCGTGCGGGCCGCCGCGCCCGTCGCTACCATCGCTGGCTCCGGCCGCGCAGCGAAGTCCGGTGCATCCCGGCGCTGTCCCGCAACTGTGAAGCCGTCAAGGCGAGCCAGGCCGCCTGCCGGTCGGTGACGAACACAGCTCTCGAGGACAGAGCGGTTCGTCCGGCTGCGTGCCGGCGGAACGATCCCTCCTCGACCGAGAGGAGGACCCGTGCGTCGCCACCCCGCCCCCGACCCTCGGCTGGTCCCGTGAGCGGCGAGCGCGCCGGCCCCGACGTCACCGAGCCCGTCACCGAGGACCCCCGATCCGAGGGGCTCCGCCCGGCCCGGTCGCTCGTCCTCGTCAACACCGGCGACGGGAAGGGCAAGTCGACCGCGGCCTTCGGGGTCGTCATGCGCAGCGTGGCCCGCGGCTGGCGCGTGGCCGTGATCCAGTTCCTGAAGTCGGGGAAGTGGCACGTCGGGGAGGAGGACACGGCGAAGCGGCTCGGCGTCGACTGGTGGGCCATCGGCGAGGGCTTCAGCTGGGACTCGAAGGACCTCAGCGAGGACCAGGCCGTGGCCCAGGAGGCGTGGGCCCACGCGGCCCGGGTCATCCGGGCCGGCGAGCACCGGCTCGTCGTCCTCGACGAGCTGACCTACCCGCTGAACTGGGGCTGGCTCGACGTCGACGGCGTCCTGGCCACGATCCGCGACCGTCCCCCCGACGTGAACGTCGTCGTGACCGGTCGCGACGCGCCCGCCGCGCTCGTCGACCTGGCCGACACCGTGACCGAGATGCGCAGCGTGAAGCACGCCTACGACCGCGGGATCGTCGCCAAGAAGGGGATCGACTACTGATCCCGGACCGGCCCCGGTCCGAGGCCACACCCCCGGGCCTCGGCGCGAGCCGGCCGGGCCTCCCGGTCCTGGTGTGGCGGCTCGACCCGCCCCGACTGGCGTGCGCGTCGACGGTGGTCGGCGGCGGGATCGGGGCGCGCCGCTGGGTCCTGAACGCGCAGGTGCCCGCCGACGAGCCCCCGGCCGACCCGGGCCGCTTCCTCGTCGGCCTCGCCCGCGCCCTCGGCTGCTCGGGCGCCGGCGTCGGGTTCCTGACCGCGGCGCCGGTCGACGCGTGGTCCGACGGCGCCAGCGGCGACGTCACCGCGATCGCGACCGTCGGCCTCACCCACCCGGCCTGGGCCGCGGCGCCATCACCCGCCGAGTCGGCGTCGCCGCCCGCGGCCGGGACCGTGAACGTCGTCGCCTTCGTCCCGGCCCGGCTGGCGCCGGCGGCGCTGGTGAACGCGGTGATGACCGTGACCGAGGCCAAGACCCAGGCCCTGCTCGAGCACGGCGTGCCCGGCACCGGCACCCCGACCGACGCCGCGTGCGTGCTGGCGCCGACCGCCGGCGCCGCCGAGCCCTACGCCGGGCCCCGCTCCCGCCTGGGTGGCCACCTCGCCCGCGCCGTGCACGCGGCCGTCGCCGCCGGCGTGGAGCGCCACGGGTGGACCGAGGCCCGGTGATCACCCTCGTGATCGGCGGCATCCGCTCCGGCAAGTCGACGCTCGGCGCTCGCCTCGCCGGCCGACTCGGCGACGCGGTCACCGTCGTGATCCCGGGCACGTTCCCCGACGACCCCGACCTGGCCGCGCGCGTCCGCGCCCACCAGGCCGGGCGGCCGGCGTCGTGGACGACCCTCGAGTGCGGCGACGCGCTCCCGGCGACCCTCGCCGCCACGGTGGGGCCCGCCCTCGTCGACTCGCTCGGCACCTGGGTGGCCCAGGTCCCGGGCTTCGCCGCCGACGCCGCCGCGCTCATCGACGCCACGACGACCCGAGCCGGGCCGACCGTGCTCGTCACCGAGGAGGTCGGGCTCTCCGTCCATCCGCCGACCGAGAGCGGCCGGCGGTTCGCCGACGCGCTCGGCGCGCTGAACCACGCCGTCGCTGCCGTCGCCGATGACGTGCTGCTGTCGGTGGCCGGACGGGCCCTGACCCTCCCGGCCGACCCGGGGGGCCGGTGCTGATGCGCGAGGCGCTCGCCTTCCTCACCGTCGTCGGCCGCCCCGCGACGCCGACGCCGCGCGCCCTGCGCTGGTTCCCGATCGTCGGCGCCGCGGTGGGGGCCGTGGTCGGCTCGGTGTGGTGGCTCGCCGACCGGGCCTTCCCCGCCCTGCTCGCCGCCGCGCTCGCCGTGGCCGCCGACCTGGCGCTCACCGGGCTCCTCCACGCCGACGGCCTCGCCGACGCCGCCGACGGCCTGCTGCCGCACGCGGCGCGCGATCGTCGGCTCGAGATCATGCGCACGCCCGGGGTGGGCGCCTTCGGCGTCGTCGTCCTCGTCGTCGTGCTGGTGACGCGGGTCGGCGCGCTCGCGGCGCGGCCCGCCGACATCGGCCTGATCGTCGGCCTGTGGTGCGCGTCCCGCACCCTGGTCGCAGTGGCGCCGGCGTGGCTCCCGTACGCGCGCGACGCCGGGCTGGCCTCGACGCTCGTGGCCGCGCCCGCCTCGCCGGTGGTGGGGCTGGCGCTCGCGCCCGCGGGCGCGCTGGCGGTCCTCACCGTCGGGTGGGTCGGCGCCGCCGCCGTCGCGGTCGCCCTGGTCGCGGGCGGCGCCGTGCTCGCGCTCGGGCGGGTCCGGCTCGGCGGCTTCACCGGAGACGTGCTGGGCGCGGCGATCGTCGTTGGCGAGACCGCGGGCCTCGTGGTGGCCGGGGCCCGATGGTGACGTCGGTGTCACGCCGGCTGCTCGGCGCCGCCGCCGGGCTCGTCGCCGACCGGTGCTGGGGCGAGCCGCCGGCGCCGGTGCACCCCGTGGCCCAGTTCGGCCGGCTCATGACCCGGGTCGAGGACGCCGTGTACGCCGACGACCGAGCGAGCGGCGCCGTGTACGCGTCGGTGGGGCTGGCGGCCGCGCTCGCGGCCGGGGTCGCCGCCGGCTCGACCGCGCTCGGTGTCGCGGTGTCGGCCTCGGGTCGCGCCCTGCGCCAGACCGCCCGCGACGTCGCCGCCGACCTGGCCGCCGGCGACCTCGACGCCGCCCGGGCCGCGCTGCCCGCCCTGGCCGGCCGCGACCCGGCCGCGCTCGACCCGTCGGGCGTGGCCGCGGCGGTCGTCGAGTCGGTGGCCGAGAACACCGTCGACGCCATCGTGGCGCCGGCCCTCTTCGGCGCCGCGCTCGGCGCCCCCGGGGTGGCCGCCCACCGGGCCGTGAACACGCTCGACGCGATGGTCGGGCACCGCTCCCCGCGGTACCGGCGGTTCGGGTGGGCCGGCGCGCGCCTCGACGACGTCGCCGCGTTCGTGCCGGCGCGGGTCACGGTCGCGCTCGTCGGCGCCTGCCGGCCGGGCCGGGCCGCGGCGGTGCTCGGCGCGGTGCGGCGGGACGCACCCGCGCACCCGTCCCCGAACGCCGGCGTCGCCGAGGCCGCGTTCGCCGGCGCGCTGGGCCTCGAGCTCGGCGGGCCCACCCGCTACGCCTCGCACCTCGAGGACCGTCCCCGGCTCGGCGCGGGGCCCCGTCCGGGCGTCGACGACATCGCGCGCGCCGCCCGCCTCGCCGACGAAGTCGAGCTCCTGCTCGTGGGTCTCCTCGCCGCGGCCGGGCTCGGGGCGCGGTTCCGGCGCCGGGGCGCACGATGAGGGGGCAGACCCGGCTCCGCCCCGGCCCGCACGGCGGCGACGGCGCCCGACTCGCGGCCGCGCTCGGCGTGAGCCCCGACGCCGTCCTCGACCTGTCGGCCAGCCTCAACCCGTGCGCGCCCGACGTCGCCGCGCTCGTCGCCGCGCACGTCGGCGCCGTCCGGCGCTACCCGGACATCGAGGCGCCGACCGAGGCGCTCGCCGCCGCGATCGGGGTGCCGGCGACCCGGGTCGTGCTGACGAACGGCGGCGCCGAGGCCATCGCCCTCGTCGCGGCCGAGCTGCCCGTGGGATGGGTCGACGAACCCGACTTCTCCCTCTACGCCCGCCACCTGCGGGTCCGGGACCGGCGCGCCCGCCGGTGGCGGTCGAACCCCCACAACCCGACCGGACGGCTCGCGGCCGCCGGCGACTCGGCCGACATCTGGGACGAGGCCTTCTACCCGCTGGCGACGGCGACGTGGACGCGCGGCGACCCCGACGCCGTCGTCGTCGGCTCGCTCACGAAGGTCTTCGCGTGTCCGGGCCTTCGGGTCGGCTACGTGCTGTGCCCCGCCCCCGACCTCGCCGAGCGCCTCCGCGAGCGGCAGCCGCGATGGTCGGTGAACGGGCTGGCGTGCGCGGTGCTCCCGACGCTGCTCGCCCGGGCCGATCTCGCCGGCTGGGCGTCGGCGGTCACGCGCCTGCGCCGCGAGCTCGGGGCGCGGCTCCGCACCGCGGGGCTCGAGCCGGAGCCCTCGGACGCCGGCTTCGTGCTCGTCCGGCGCGCCCCGGGGCTGCGCGACCACCTGGCGCGCCGCGGCGTGCTCGTCCGGGACACCGCGTCGTTCGGGCTCGAGGGCGGCGTGCGGATCGCGGTGCCCGACCGATCGGGCCTGACCCGGCTCGAGGGCGCGCTGCGCGGGTGGGCGCGATGACGACGACCGACGACGTCGGCGCGGCGTCGGCGCCCCTCGACGGCGCCGCGGTGGCGGCGGCCCGGGCCCGGCTCGACCGGCTCACGAAGCCGCCCGGGTCGCTGGGCCGCCTCGAGGACCTCGCCGCCCAGCTGGCGGGGATCGCTGGCGCCTGCCCGCCGCCAGTCCCCGCGCGCCCGGCGGTGGCGGTGTTCGCGGCCGACCACGGCGTCGTCGCGTCGGGGGTCACGCCGTGGCCGCAGGAGGTCACGGCCCAGATGCTGGCGAACTTCGTGGCCGGCGGCGCCGCCATCAACGTCATCGCTCGGCAGGTCGGGGCCGCCGTCCACGTCGTCGACGTGGGCGTGGCCGGCGACGTGCGGGCGCTGGAACCCGTCGAGCACCGCAAGGTGCGAGCCGGCACCGCTGACCTCGCCGTCGTCGCCGCGATGACGGCCGCCGAGGCTCGCGCCGCGATCGACGTCGGCCGCGACGTCGCGGCCGCGCTCGTCGCCGACGGGCACGACGTGCTCGTCACCGGCGACATGGGGATCGGGAACACCACGGCGTCGGCGGCGGTGATCGCGGCGCTGACCCGGCGACCGCCGACGAGCGTCACCGGGCGCGGGACGGGCATCGACGACGCGACGCTGCGCCGCAAGACCGAGGTCGTGGCCGCGGCGACGGCGCGGCTCGGCGGCCGGGTCGACCCCGTGTCGGTGCTGGCCGAGGTCGGCGGGCTCGAGATCGCCGCCCTGGCCGGGTTCATCGTGGGCACCGCCGCCGCGAGGCAGCCCGTGATCGTGGACGGCGTCATCGCCCTGGCCGGGCTCCTGGTGGCCGAGGCCCTCGCGCCCGGGGTGGCCGCCCGGTGCGTGGCCGGCCACCGCTCGACCGAGCCGGGCGCGACCGCGGTCCTCGAGCACCTCGGGCTCGAGCCGCTGCTGGACCTGTCGATGCGCCTCGGCGAGGGAACGGGCGGCTGCCTCGCGGTGCCGATCGTGCAGGCCGCGGCGCGGCTCCTCACCGAGATGGCGACCTTCGACGAGGCCGCGGTGGCCGACGACCCGATCGCGGGGTGAGCCGCGACCGGCGCGCGCGCCCGCAGTACCGTTCCCGCGTGGCGACGCGCACCCAGCCGTTCGGCACCGGCAAGCGCGAGAGCCACGACGCCCGCGACTTCTACGCCCGGTTCGCCACCCCCGAGATCTCCGACGACGACGCCGTGCAGCCATGCTCGGTGCGCGACCAGCTGTTCTGCGGCGACGCGCGCGCGATGACCGCGGTCGACGACGGCTGCGTCGCGCTCGTCGTCACGTCCCCGCCCTACTACGCCGGCAAGGAGTACGAGCGGGCGCTCGGCGAGGGCCACGTCCCCGCGTCCTACGTCGAGTTCCTCGCCATGCTGCGCGACGTGTTCGCGGAGTGCCGGCGGGTCCTCGAGCCCGGCGGCCGGCTGGCGGTGAACGTGGCGAACCTCGGCCGGCGCCCGTACCGGTCGCTCTCGGCCGACGTCATCCGGATCCTCGAGGAGGACCTCGGCCTGCTGCTCCGGGGCGAGATCGTGTGGCGCAAGGCCAAGGGGGCGACCGGGTCGATCGCCGTCGGCTCCTACCGGTCGGCGTCGAACCCGGTCCTCCGGGACGTCACCGAGCGGGTGGTGGTGGCCAGCAAGGGCCGCTTCGACCGGGCGGTGCCGAAGAAGGAGCGGCAGCGGCGCGGCCTGCCCCACGAGGACACCGTCACGAAGGAGGCGTTCTTCGAGTCGACCCTCGACGTCTGGGAGATCCGCCCCGAGCACGCCCGCCGGGTCGGGCACCCGGCGCCGTTCCCGGTCGAGCTCCCGGAGCGGCTCATCCACCTCTATACGTACCGGGGCGACGTCGTCCTCGACCCCTTCCTCGGCTCGGGCTCGACCGCGGTGGCGGCGGTGCGAGCCCGCCGGCACTACGTGGGGTACGACACCGATCCGCAGTACGTGGCGCTCGCCGAGGCCCGGGTGGCCGCGAGCCGAGACCAGGCGCCGCCGGGCGCCGACGGCCCCGAGCCGTAGCGGTCGCGCCCGGCGCGGGTCGGCCCGGCGGCGTCAGCCTGGCCCGGCCGCGAACAGCGACTCGACCACGGCCACGTGGGCCGGCGCCCCCTCGACCGCCAGCGGACCGGTGGCGCCCGCGTCCTGGCCCCGCCGGCGGCCGAGCAGGGCCAGCGCCGAGCCGCGCACGGTCACGTCGGCGTCGGGCTCGGCGTCCGGGGTCACCCGGACCCGGGCCAGCTCGCGCTGCCCCGCCTGCTCCTCGGCGATGCGGAGGGTCCAGGCGCCCTCGTCGAGCACGAGCGCGATCGACAGGGCGTGATCGGGGAGGGCCTCGACGCGGAGCAGGCTCTTGAGGCCGAGCGGCAGGAGGTGCCACGGCACCACGTCCCCGCCCGGGCCGTCGAGGAGGTCGAGGCCGAAGCGCGAGAGCTCGTAGACGGCGGGCTCCAGCGCCTGGCCCCGGTCCGTCAGCTCGTAGACCGTCCGCGCCGCCGGCGGCGGCAGCCGGCGGCGGCGGACGAGGCCGGCCGCCTCGAGCGCCCGGAGCCGCCGGCCCAGGAGGTTCGACCACATGCCGGGCAGGTGCTCGAGCAGGTCCGAGTACCGCTGGGGGCCGACGAGGAGCTCGCGGGCGATGAGCAGCGTCCACCGCTCGCCCAGCAGGTCGAGGGCGCGGGCGACGGGGCAGAACTGGCCGTACCGACGCTCCCCCACGTCACGCGACGTTATCTCGATGTTTCCCTTGTCAGATGGAAAATCCGACGGTACGTTCCCGCCATGACCACCAAGACCGAGTACCCGCCGGGCACGCCGTGCTGGGTCGACCTCGCCACGACCGACCCCGCGGCAGCCAAGAGCTTCTACGGGCCCATCTTCGGGTGGACCTTCGACGATGAGGGCGGCGACCCGGGGAACCCGTACTCGCTCGCGCTCCGGAACGGCCAGGTCGTCGCCGGGCTCATGGCCCAGCCCCCCGACATGAAGGCCGCCGGCGCGCCCCCGATGTGGTCGACCTACGTGGCCGTGACCGACGCCGACGCGACCGCCGGGCTGATCGAGAGCTCGGGCGGCACGGTCATGTCCCCGCCGTTCGACGTCATGGACGCGGGTCGCATGGCGGTGGCGGCCGATCCGACCGGCGCCGTCTTCTGCCTCTGGCAGGCCAAGAACCACGCTGGCGCCGCGGTCGTGAACGAGCCCGGGTCCCTCAGCTGGAACGAGCTGCTCACGCCGGACGTCGACCGCGCCGCCGCCTTCTACAAGGCGGTCTTCGGGTGGGAGGCCAACAACCTCGAGATGGGCCCCATGCGCTACACCGAGTTCCGGCTCGGCGGCGCGCCGGTCGCGGGCGGGACGAAGCCGCCGATGGAGGGGATCCCGCCGAGCTGGTTCGTGTACTTCGCCGTCGCCGACGCCGACGCCACGGTGGCCGACGCCAAGGGCCGCGGCGCGCAGGTCCTGAGCGAGCCGATGGACATCCCGCCCGGCCGCTTCGCGGTGCTCACGGACCCGCAAGGCGCCGCGTTCAACGTGATCAAGCTCGCGACCCCGGCCGGCTGACGACCGCGCCGAGACGGCGCGACCGGCCCCGTACCATCGGGGCAGCCATGATCGGCTCCTTCGCCGTGCTCGGCGCGACCTCCGACGCGACGCGCAACCTGTACGTGCTCACGGCCTTCGGTGGCGGGATCATCTCGTTTCTGTCCCCGTGCGTGCTTCCGATCGTGCCGGGCTACCTGAGCCTCATGTCCGGGCTCACGATCGGCGAGCTCGCAGAGGCGCGGTCCCGGGCGCTGCGGCGCATCGTGGTGAACACGGCGCTGTTCGTCTCCGGCTTCACCGCCGTGTTCGTGATCCTCGGCCTCGTCACGACCGCGGCCGGCAAGACGCTGTTCGAGAACCAGGTGACCCTCACCCGGGTCAGCGGCGGGCTCGTCCTGCTCATGGCGGCCTACCTCGCCGGCTCGCAGCTGCTGACGACGCCCCGCCTGTACCAAGAGTTCCGGTTCCACCCGCACCTGGAGCGGTTCGGCCCGGTCGCCACCCCCGTCGCCGGGGCCGCCTTCGGGCTCGGGTGGACGCCGTGCATCGGACCCGTGCTCGGCACGGTCCTCAACTTCGCGGCCCAGGGCCGGGACGTCGGCCGGGCCAGCGTCCTGCTCACCGCCTACTCCCTCGGGCTCGGCGCGTCGTTCCTCGTCGTCGGGCTCGCGTTCGGCCGGCTGGCGACGCCGCTGGCGTGGGTGAAGCGGCACTCCCGCGCGATCACGCTGGCCTCCGCCGGTCTGCTCGCGGTGTTCGGCGTGATCCTGCTCGCGAACCAGCTACCCCAGGTGACGGCACGCCTCAGCGACGCCATGCGAGCACTCGGCTTGGAGAGCCTCGTCAACAGCGGCTGACCGCTCCGGCTCAGCGCTCCTCGTCCTCGACCGGCGCTGGCGTCGCTTGCTCGATGGCGTCGGCCTCGGGCACCTCGGGGTCGTCCGGCACCGGCTCCATCTCGGCGTCGTCCTCGACCGATCGGTCGT
This genomic window from Acidimicrobiia bacterium contains:
- a CDS encoding adenosylcobinamide amidohydrolase produces the protein MWRLDPPRLACASTVVGGGIGARRWVLNAQVPADEPPADPGRFLVGLARALGCSGAGVGFLTAAPVDAWSDGASGDVTAIATVGLTHPAWAAAPSPAESASPPAAGTVNVVAFVPARLAPAALVNAVMTVTEAKTQALLEHGVPGTGTPTDAACVLAPTAGAAEPYAGPRSRLGGHLARAVHAAVAAGVERHGWTEAR
- a CDS encoding ATP-binding cassette domain-containing protein, which translates into the protein IGIVFEDTFLFTDSVAENIAFAEPDASMDTVRHAARLAGADEFVERLPDGYDTLIGEHGYSLSGGQRQRVAIARAVLADPRVLILDDATSSVDPTKEHEIRAALRDVMRERTTLIIAHRAATIALADRVVLIDEGRIAAEGTHEQLLATSDRYRHVLAQAGAAAPVAGAGD
- a CDS encoding cytochrome c biogenesis protein CcdA; translation: MIGSFAVLGATSDATRNLYVLTAFGGGIISFLSPCVLPIVPGYLSLMSGLTIGELAEARSRALRRIVVNTALFVSGFTAVFVILGLVTTAAGKTLFENQVTLTRVSGGLVLLMAAYLAGSQLLTTPRLYQEFRFHPHLERFGPVATPVAGAAFGLGWTPCIGPVLGTVLNFAAQGRDVGRASVLLTAYSLGLGASFLVVGLAFGRLATPLAWVKRHSRAITLASAGLLAVFGVILLANQLPQVTARLSDAMRALGLESLVNSG
- a CDS encoding VOC family protein — encoded protein: MTTKTEYPPGTPCWVDLATTDPAAAKSFYGPIFGWTFDDEGGDPGNPYSLALRNGQVVAGLMAQPPDMKAAGAPPMWSTYVAVTDADATAGLIESSGGTVMSPPFDVMDAGRMAVAADPTGAVFCLWQAKNHAGAAVVNEPGSLSWNELLTPDVDRAAAFYKAVFGWEANNLEMGPMRYTEFRLGGAPVAGGTKPPMEGIPPSWFVYFAVADADATVADAKGRGAQVLSEPMDIPPGRFAVLTDPQGAAFNVIKLATPAG
- the cobO gene encoding cob(I)yrinic acid a,c-diamide adenosyltransferase; this encodes MSGERAGPDVTEPVTEDPRSEGLRPARSLVLVNTGDGKGKSTAAFGVVMRSVARGWRVAVIQFLKSGKWHVGEEDTAKRLGVDWWAIGEGFSWDSKDLSEDQAVAQEAWAHAARVIRAGEHRLVVLDELTYPLNWGWLDVDGVLATIRDRPPDVNVVVTGRDAPAALVDLADTVTEMRSVKHAYDRGIVAKKGIDY
- a CDS encoding aminotransferase class I/II-fold pyridoxal phosphate-dependent enzyme yields the protein MRGQTRLRPGPHGGDGARLAAALGVSPDAVLDLSASLNPCAPDVAALVAAHVGAVRRYPDIEAPTEALAAAIGVPATRVVLTNGGAEAIALVAAELPVGWVDEPDFSLYARHLRVRDRRARRWRSNPHNPTGRLAAAGDSADIWDEAFYPLATATWTRGDPDAVVVGSLTKVFACPGLRVGYVLCPAPDLAERLRERQPRWSVNGLACAVLPTLLARADLAGWASAVTRLRRELGARLRTAGLEPEPSDAGFVLVRRAPGLRDHLARRGVLVRDTASFGLEGGVRIAVPDRSGLTRLEGALRGWAR
- a CDS encoding helix-turn-helix domain-containing protein, with product MGERRYGQFCPVARALDLLGERWTLLIARELLVGPQRYSDLLEHLPGMWSNLLGRRLRALEAAGLVRRRRLPPPAARTVYELTDRGQALEPAVYELSRFGLDLLDGPGGDVVPWHLLPLGLKSLLRVEALPDHALSIALVLDEGAWTLRIAEEQAGQRELARVRVTPDAEPDADVTVRGSALALLGRRRGQDAGATGPLAVEGAPAHVAVVESLFAAGPG
- a CDS encoding ABC transporter ATP-binding protein, which produces MGADARREAFASHEELLTREDTQRLVRRLWRLLGPYHRRIGVSLALIVLWTACILAGPALVKHGIDAGLRGKDEGALDLAAGLYLGVALGGLVFARAAIWSVAKVGEPFLRDLRNRVFRHLMSLDLGFFEREQTGRLVARLTSDVDAMQDLIQIGLAQFAQNVFLFVGAVVVILVLSWKLALCTLIVVPPVVWASRWFRRESSRAFLEVRDRIGANLATLQEGLAGVRVVQAFGRERAFARRFRETNEAQYDANLETVRIATRYFPFIEYCGVGGTALIVGLGGLFADQGIVTVGTVAAFILYLNNLFEPVQQLSQLYNTLQQAGAAMKKLVNLLDTAPKIAEAPGAVDLALEGSLEVDRVSFRYGAGPLVLQDVSVTVEHGERLALVGPTGAGKSTLAKLMCRFYDPATGAVRFGGVSLADATLASLRERIVVVPQEGFLFAGTIRDNVRVGRPDATDAAVDAALEALGVRERFLALPDGLDTEVRERGSRLSAGERQLVSLARAALADPALLILDEATSNLDPGTEHDVEAALEALTGGRSVVVVAHRLSTAARADRIAVVDHGRLQELGRHDELIRREGRYASLWASWTAAQARAS
- a CDS encoding bifunctional adenosylcobinamide kinase/adenosylcobinamide-phosphate guanylyltransferase; translated protein: MDRGPVITLVIGGIRSGKSTLGARLAGRLGDAVTVVIPGTFPDDPDLAARVRAHQAGRPASWTTLECGDALPATLAATVGPALVDSLGTWVAQVPGFAADAAALIDATTTRAGPTVLVTEEVGLSVHPPTESGRRFADALGALNHAVAAVADDVLLSVAGRALTLPADPGGRC
- the cobS gene encoding adenosylcobinamide-GDP ribazoletransferase, translating into MREALAFLTVVGRPATPTPRALRWFPIVGAAVGAVVGSVWWLADRAFPALLAAALAVAADLALTGLLHADGLADAADGLLPHAARDRRLEIMRTPGVGAFGVVVLVVVLVTRVGALAARPADIGLIVGLWCASRTLVAVAPAWLPYARDAGLASTLVAAPASPVVGLALAPAGALAVLTVGWVGAAAVAVALVAGGAVLALGRVRLGGFTGDVLGAAIVVGETAGLVVAGARW
- a CDS encoding cobalamin biosynthesis protein, which codes for MSRRLLGAAAGLVADRCWGEPPAPVHPVAQFGRLMTRVEDAVYADDRASGAVYASVGLAAALAAGVAAGSTALGVAVSASGRALRQTARDVAADLAAGDLDAARAALPALAGRDPAALDPSGVAAAVVESVAENTVDAIVAPALFGAALGAPGVAAHRAVNTLDAMVGHRSPRYRRFGWAGARLDDVAAFVPARVTVALVGACRPGRAAAVLGAVRRDAPAHPSPNAGVAEAAFAGALGLELGGPTRYASHLEDRPRLGAGPRPGVDDIARAARLADEVELLLVGLLAAAGLGARFRRRGAR
- the cobT gene encoding nicotinate-nucleotide--dimethylbenzimidazole phosphoribosyltransferase; amino-acid sequence: MTTTDDVGAASAPLDGAAVAAARARLDRLTKPPGSLGRLEDLAAQLAGIAGACPPPVPARPAVAVFAADHGVVASGVTPWPQEVTAQMLANFVAGGAAINVIARQVGAAVHVVDVGVAGDVRALEPVEHRKVRAGTADLAVVAAMTAAEARAAIDVGRDVAAALVADGHDVLVTGDMGIGNTTASAAVIAALTRRPPTSVTGRGTGIDDATLRRKTEVVAAATARLGGRVDPVSVLAEVGGLEIAALAGFIVGTAAARQPVIVDGVIALAGLLVAEALAPGVAARCVAGHRSTEPGATAVLEHLGLEPLLDLSMRLGEGTGGCLAVPIVQAAARLLTEMATFDEAAVADDPIAG
- a CDS encoding site-specific DNA-methyltransferase; protein product: MATRTQPFGTGKRESHDARDFYARFATPEISDDDAVQPCSVRDQLFCGDARAMTAVDDGCVALVVTSPPYYAGKEYERALGEGHVPASYVEFLAMLRDVFAECRRVLEPGGRLAVNVANLGRRPYRSLSADVIRILEEDLGLLLRGEIVWRKAKGATGSIAVGSYRSASNPVLRDVTERVVVASKGRFDRAVPKKERQRRGLPHEDTVTKEAFFESTLDVWEIRPEHARRVGHPAPFPVELPERLIHLYTYRGDVVLDPFLGSGSTAVAAVRARRHYVGYDTDPQYVALAEARVAASRDQAPPGADGPEP